The following proteins are encoded in a genomic region of Sorangiineae bacterium MSr12523:
- a CDS encoding peptidylprolyl isomerase — MRTPLAVLAATGFACTSPMAQAPLPELYPATTTLSAPAPSPPAETEAVARQPSVVVEYAIVSASWLAPFVRVDANELKTWTAQALKDGRIPEIRHILIKIDVATGSDRVARKRAEALIARLRKGADFAAVAREESDDPGSASRGGSVGADTSRLVDPFRRVAETLRPGQLTRRPVHTPYGWHIIRKDRKTPRASYAAYQRDIAPRVAKVLAQEILRRRSSAPSMDAATAQSMAALLGPGADKASGIPIMQTFDPAKDDAVAEAACRAAANDMRSRQQSMLRGQTPAPTLTPPTALPICGGDLEALRTFARDAKPDDSAIVEGDGQHQLILYAAPAPNTPVSFRNE, encoded by the coding sequence ATGAGGACTCCACTCGCCGTGTTGGCCGCGACAGGCTTTGCGTGCACTTCGCCGATGGCCCAGGCTCCGCTGCCGGAGTTGTATCCCGCAACCACAACGTTATCGGCACCGGCACCTTCACCGCCGGCCGAGACCGAGGCGGTCGCGCGGCAGCCGTCCGTGGTGGTCGAATATGCCATCGTGAGCGCGAGCTGGCTCGCGCCCTTCGTTCGCGTCGATGCGAACGAGTTGAAGACCTGGACAGCCCAGGCCTTGAAGGATGGGCGCATTCCGGAAATACGTCACATCCTCATCAAGATTGATGTGGCAACGGGCAGCGACAGGGTGGCAAGAAAGCGTGCGGAGGCTTTGATTGCGCGCCTTCGCAAGGGCGCGGACTTCGCGGCCGTGGCACGCGAGGAGTCCGACGATCCCGGCTCGGCCTCGCGCGGGGGTTCGGTGGGTGCGGATACCTCGCGTCTCGTCGACCCCTTTCGTCGAGTGGCCGAAACGCTCCGACCCGGGCAGCTCACGCGCAGGCCCGTGCATACGCCTTACGGCTGGCACATCATTCGAAAAGACCGCAAGACCCCCCGCGCATCCTACGCGGCCTACCAGCGCGACATCGCCCCCCGCGTCGCCAAGGTCCTCGCCCAGGAAATTCTGAGACGCCGCTCCTCCGCCCCCTCGATGGACGCCGCCACGGCCCAATCCATGGCCGCGCTGCTTGGCCCGGGAGCGGACAAGGCTTCTGGGATCCCCATCATGCAGACCTTCGACCCGGCGAAAGACGATGCGGTCGCCGAAGCCGCCTGCCGAGCCGCAGCCAACGATATGCGGTCGCGCCAACAGTCCATGCTTCGTGGCCAGACGCCCGCACCGACGCTCACGCCTCCAACAGCCCTTCCCATCTGCGGAGGCGACCTCGAAGCACTTCGTACCTTCGCCAGGGACGCGAAGCCGGACGATTCCGCCATCGTCGAAGGCGATGGGCAACATCAGCTGATTCTTTATGCTGCCCCGGCGCCCAACACGCCCGTATCGTTTCGCAACGAGTGA
- a CDS encoding DUF2505 domain-containing protein has protein sequence MAKFVITHEIKCNKEQFWKLFWDKAFIEKMYREELGYRAYEIREQSETERKVDLAPNWSLPGPMRSRFSLSEEGELTRGSGIWRWRATPSILADKIRLDGTMRLEPISSTSVRRIGDLQVEATVPIVDLLLESSFETRLRAEWSRTASYMSKHLSMK, from the coding sequence ATGGCCAAGTTCGTCATTACTCACGAGATCAAATGCAACAAGGAACAGTTCTGGAAGCTCTTCTGGGACAAAGCCTTCATCGAGAAGATGTACCGCGAAGAGCTCGGTTACCGGGCATATGAAATTCGCGAACAAAGCGAGACCGAACGAAAGGTGGACCTCGCTCCCAACTGGAGCCTTCCTGGGCCCATGAGGAGCCGATTCTCTCTTTCGGAAGAAGGCGAGCTAACGCGGGGAAGCGGCATTTGGCGATGGCGCGCGACCCCGAGCATCCTCGCCGACAAGATCCGCCTCGATGGCACGATGCGCCTCGAGCCAATCAGTTCGACGAGCGTGCGCCGAATCGGAGATCTCCAGGTGGAAGCGACGGTGCCCATCGTCGATCTCTTGTTGGAATCCAGTTTCGAAACGCGCCTTCGCGCGGAGTGGAGCCGCACGGCGTCCTACATGAGCAAGCACTTGTCAATGAAGTGA
- a CDS encoding alpha-amylase encodes MHGVMFQFFEWNLPNDGSLWRTIAESAPSLREKGITAIWFPPATKGAAGGYDVGYAVYDLFDLGEFDQKNSTRTKYGTREELLRAVEAVQAHGMDAYLDVVMNHRIGGDETEEVTVVEVNPANRLEAISEPYVIRAWSHYTFPGRAGAYSDFQWTRDHFDAFGADANQPEVSGKIFRVADRAFSSEVDPENGNFAYLMGANVDHSRQDVRDELVRWGVWLLETTGARGVRIDAAKHISRSFVLEWLTRVREAHPEREVFAVGEYWSGSIDMLESYLRETKGALRLFDVPLHFRMHQASQLGRDYDLRTLLDDTLVARNPMAAVTFVDNHDSQPGQALASPIADWFKPIAYAFILLRHEGYPCVFYGDYFGNDGAGGDDQRLVAHRHVIDAMLVARAKFLYGEQEDYFESPTCVGWIVRGNDEHPGIMAVVVSTADACVLTMQAGRPAVEFREITGASEDRLRAGDDGAVRFHGRAGGVSVWCSV; translated from the coding sequence ATGCATGGCGTGATGTTTCAGTTCTTCGAATGGAACTTGCCCAACGATGGCTCACTCTGGCGAACCATCGCCGAAAGTGCCCCGTCGCTTCGCGAAAAGGGGATTACGGCGATTTGGTTTCCACCTGCAACCAAGGGGGCCGCTGGCGGGTACGATGTTGGTTACGCCGTATACGATCTTTTCGATCTCGGGGAGTTCGACCAGAAGAATTCCACGCGGACCAAATACGGCACCCGCGAAGAACTGCTTCGCGCCGTCGAGGCGGTGCAGGCTCACGGCATGGATGCTTATCTCGACGTGGTCATGAACCATCGAATTGGAGGCGACGAGACCGAGGAAGTCACGGTGGTGGAGGTCAATCCAGCGAATCGTTTGGAAGCGATCTCCGAGCCCTACGTGATTCGCGCATGGTCACACTATACGTTTCCAGGACGGGCCGGCGCCTATTCTGATTTCCAATGGACGCGCGATCACTTCGACGCCTTCGGGGCGGATGCCAATCAGCCCGAGGTGTCAGGCAAGATTTTTCGCGTTGCCGATCGCGCATTCTCGAGCGAGGTGGATCCCGAGAATGGCAACTTCGCGTATTTGATGGGCGCCAACGTCGACCATTCCCGCCAAGACGTTCGGGACGAGCTGGTCCGCTGGGGTGTGTGGCTCCTCGAGACCACCGGGGCACGCGGCGTCCGCATCGATGCGGCCAAGCATATCTCGCGTTCTTTCGTATTGGAGTGGTTGACGCGTGTGCGAGAGGCCCATCCGGAGCGAGAGGTCTTCGCCGTTGGCGAATATTGGTCGGGTTCGATCGACATGCTGGAGAGCTATCTTCGAGAGACGAAGGGAGCGCTGCGGCTCTTCGACGTCCCTCTCCACTTCCGGATGCACCAGGCAAGTCAGTTGGGCCGAGACTACGATCTTCGGACGCTTCTCGACGATACGCTCGTGGCGCGCAATCCGATGGCGGCCGTGACGTTCGTCGACAACCACGACAGCCAGCCCGGTCAAGCACTCGCGTCGCCAATTGCCGATTGGTTCAAACCGATTGCCTATGCCTTCATCCTGCTTCGTCACGAGGGTTACCCCTGCGTGTTTTACGGTGACTACTTTGGCAATGACGGAGCGGGGGGCGATGACCAGCGCCTGGTGGCTCACCGGCACGTCATTGACGCCATGCTCGTGGCGCGCGCCAAGTTCTTGTACGGAGAGCAGGAGGACTACTTCGAGAGCCCGACATGCGTGGGGTGGATCGTTCGCGGCAACGACGAGCACCCAGGCATCATGGCGGTCGTCGTGTCCACTGCGGACGCTTGCGTCCTCACGATGCAGGCCGGCCGTCCTGCTGTCGAATTTCGCGAGATCACGGGAGCCAGCGAAGACCGCCTTCGCGCAGGTGATGACGGCGCCGTCCGCTTTCACGGCCGGGCGGGCGGCGTCAGTGTGTGGTGCAGCGTTTGA